One stretch of Sphingomonas bisphenolicum DNA includes these proteins:
- the trbJ gene encoding P-type conjugative transfer protein TrbJ, whose protein sequence is MKSRFLAAKISLAITLALAAPSANAQISVIDVANVRQTTVSALQNVATVAKQIQQYQTQLQQYQNMIQNTVGAPVQLWQQATQTIDSLQSQVNQISSFARQAGDVNTYMNQFKNPSYYQTNACTSGNCSAAQRTAALSAARARTTSQMAANADAMNGINSAMTTLASDGQRLDQLQANATGASGQMQALSYANQFAAQQASELQKIRGVLLAQSAALTAQSQYQLDRDAAAMETGTAKMGTKPTPVGTYQN, encoded by the coding sequence ATGAAGTCTCGATTTTTAGCCGCTAAAATTTCTTTGGCGATCACCCTCGCGCTGGCGGCTCCGTCCGCCAATGCGCAAATCTCGGTCATCGACGTTGCGAACGTCCGCCAGACAACCGTTTCCGCGCTGCAAAATGTCGCCACGGTGGCGAAGCAAATCCAGCAGTATCAGACGCAGCTACAGCAATACCAAAATATGATTCAGAACACGGTCGGCGCGCCGGTCCAGCTCTGGCAGCAGGCTACGCAAACGATCGACAGCCTGCAAAGTCAGGTCAATCAAATTAGCTCGTTCGCGCGCCAAGCTGGTGACGTGAACACCTATATGAACCAATTCAAAAATCCGTCTTACTATCAGACCAACGCTTGCACCTCCGGGAATTGCTCGGCCGCGCAAAGGACAGCGGCTTTGTCTGCCGCGCGTGCCCGCACGACTAGCCAGATGGCCGCAAATGCCGACGCTATGAACGGCATCAACAGCGCCATGACGACGCTCGCGTCTGACGGCCAGCGCCTCGACCAATTGCAAGCCAACGCCACGGGTGCCAGCGGTCAAATGCAAGCTCTGTCCTATGCCAACCAATTCGCGGCGCAACAGGCCAGTGAGTTGCAGAAGATTCGCGGCGTGCTGCTCGCGCAAAGCGCCGCGCTGACGGCCCAATCGCAATATCAGCTCGATCGGGATGCTGCGGCAATGGAAACCGGGACGGCGAAAATGGGCACCAAGCCAACCCCGGTAGGAACCTACCAGAATTAA
- the trbL gene encoding P-type conjugative transfer protein TrbL — protein sequence MKALARLHLSALGLALTFAATPAYAQSQGMLDNVLNRYKGMAAAWASVFTTHATILFGALAAISLIWTFGQMALRRADLGEFASETIRFAVFCGVFWWLLINGPAIGIAIIEGLRSLGAQASGLPNNLAPSGIVDIGFDIFRQTNEEFSITSPFQSTIQVLIALGVLIVLALVGVNMLLLLASGYILAYGGVIFLGFGGSRWTSDIALNYFKTVVAVGASLMTMVLIVGVGKTFLDQYYAQTGAGATVQDLGTMLVFAVVLLALVNKVPAMVGGVISGGSIHAAGGIGAFGAGAALGAAGMAAGAAATGGAMIAAGAMNAAGGASAIKAAFAAAGGSGGEGGQTGMGGGQPLSSAGDMPGGGDNGGGGGGGGGGTPLSVAMGGDGGSPPANDNSGLQGGSEAASAGGGTATSAAAGSEAADREDGNGGGAAGGSPAGEGEASSASSQGEGTPESGDTGGTQRTGLSRAAKTASILGGAAAGMAVGALKERVGNTVGGRLAANIRASAASASSGSETLAPATGAGSPASSSDSSPPPTAQFAGDTISAARDAGDMETPEDEVAAFVQRRGDS from the coding sequence ATGAAGGCTCTAGCTCGCCTGCATCTGTCCGCCTTGGGGTTGGCGCTCACGTTCGCCGCGACCCCTGCCTATGCGCAATCGCAAGGTATGCTCGATAATGTTCTGAACAGATATAAGGGCATGGCGGCGGCGTGGGCGAGCGTCTTCACAACGCACGCGACAATTCTGTTCGGCGCTCTGGCCGCGATCAGTCTCATATGGACTTTCGGGCAAATGGCGCTGCGCCGCGCCGATCTTGGCGAATTTGCCTCCGAGACAATCCGTTTCGCTGTCTTCTGCGGTGTCTTTTGGTGGCTCCTCATCAACGGCCCGGCGATCGGCATTGCAATCATTGAAGGCTTGCGCTCGCTGGGTGCCCAAGCATCGGGCCTTCCTAATAACCTCGCCCCATCGGGGATTGTCGATATTGGATTCGACATTTTCCGCCAAACCAATGAAGAATTTTCGATAACCTCGCCGTTCCAATCTACGATTCAGGTTCTCATCGCGCTTGGCGTCCTGATCGTCTTGGCGCTCGTCGGCGTGAATATGCTGCTCCTCTTGGCGTCCGGCTATATCCTTGCTTATGGCGGGGTTATCTTCTTGGGCTTCGGCGGTTCCCGTTGGACCTCCGACATTGCGCTGAACTATTTCAAAACGGTGGTCGCGGTCGGCGCGTCTCTGATGACGATGGTTCTCATCGTCGGCGTCGGGAAGACGTTCCTTGACCAATATTATGCGCAAACGGGTGCGGGGGCGACCGTTCAAGACTTGGGCACCATGCTTGTCTTCGCGGTCGTGCTTCTGGCGCTCGTAAACAAGGTTCCCGCAATGGTCGGGGGCGTTATAAGTGGCGGCTCGATCCACGCGGCGGGCGGTATCGGAGCCTTTGGGGCAGGGGCCGCGCTGGGTGCTGCCGGGATGGCCGCTGGGGCGGCGGCCACGGGTGGAGCTATGATCGCTGCTGGCGCGATGAACGCTGCGGGTGGAGCCAGCGCGATCAAGGCCGCCTTCGCTGCCGCTGGTGGGAGCGGTGGTGAAGGCGGCCAAACCGGCATGGGAGGCGGGCAACCGCTTTCGTCGGCGGGCGACATGCCGGGAGGCGGCGATAACGGCGGCGGCGGTGGCGGTGGGGGCGGCGGCACGCCCCTTAGCGTCGCTATGGGCGGCGATGGCGGTTCCCCCCCGGCCAATGACAACAGCGGCCTTCAAGGCGGCTCGGAAGCCGCCAGCGCGGGCGGCGGCACGGCTACTAGCGCCGCTGCGGGTAGCGAGGCGGCCGATCGTGAAGACGGCAACGGCGGCGGCGCTGCCGGTGGCTCGCCTGCGGGGGAGGGGGAGGCCAGCTCCGCCAGCTCGCAAGGTGAAGGCACGCCCGAAAGTGGCGACACTGGCGGCACGCAACGCACCGGCCTTAGCCGTGCGGCGAAAACCGCAAGCATCCTCGGCGGCGCTGCCGCTGGTATGGCGGTGGGCGCTTTGAAAGAGCGGGTGGGAAATACGGTGGGCGGCCGACTGGCGGCCAATATCCGCGCGTCGGCCGCCTCGGCATCGTCGGGAAGTGAAACGCTCGCTCCCGCGACCGGCGCGGGCAGTCCCGCCAGCTCGTCCGATTCATCGCCACCCCCCACGGCGCAATTCGCGGGCGATACCATTTCGGCCGCCCGTGATGCGGGCGACATGGAGACGCCAGAGGATGAAGTTGCGGCCTTCGTCCAGAGAAGGGGGGACAGCTAA